One genomic window of Ciona intestinalis chromosome 7, KH, whole genome shotgun sequence includes the following:
- the LOC108949623 gene encoding uncharacterized protein LOC108949623 isoform X13: MIRFHLVLFAMVLLCLAVGSRGFRYRRTELTPGRRYSSPWSFFGSTRRRTAFTTRRRYSFSSTRRRTLVTTRRRYSSQWSSFSSSRRRFVFTTKYRPAFSTRTVPFPTTYSTTYYSTWFNTSTTPFPTTQPLNSRYTKIGDLTSALRVKALRVGYRTNVKPPTSLYKYV, encoded by the exons ATGATTCGTTTCCACTTAGTATTATTCGCAATGGTATTACTATGCCTCGCGGTTGGCAGTAGAGGTTTTAGATACAGAAGAACCGAATTAACACCAGGACGAAGGTACAG ttccCCGTGGTCCTTTTTTGGTTCAACCAGGAGACGAACTGCATTCACAACAAGAAGACGATACag TTTTAGTTCAACCAGGAGACGTACCTTAGTCACAACAAGAAGACGATACAG ttCGCAGTGGTCCAGTTTTAGTTCAAGCAGAAGACGGTTTGTATTCACAACAAAATACag GCCAGCGTTCAGCACAAGAACAGTTCCGTTTCCTACAACCTATTCAACAACTTATTACAG tacATGGTTCAACACAAGCACAACTCCATTTCCTACAACACAGCCATTAAATTCCAG ATATACAAAAATAGGGGACCTCACATCAGCCTTGAGAGTGAAAGCTCTAAGGGTTGGCTATAGAACAAATGTCAAACCGCCAACTTCGTTATACAAATACGTGTAA
- the LOC108949623 gene encoding uncharacterized protein LOC108949623 isoform X17 — MIRFHLVLFAMVLLCLAVGSRGFRYRRTELTPGRRYSSPWSFFGSTRRRTAFTTRRRYSFSSTRRRTLVTTRRRYSFSSTRRRTAFTTRRRYRPAFSTRTVPFPTTYSTTYYSTWFNTSTTPFPTTQPLNSRYTKIGDLTSALRVKALRVGYRTNVKPPTSLYKYV, encoded by the exons ATGATTCGTTTCCACTTAGTATTATTCGCAATGGTATTACTATGCCTCGCGGTTGGCAGTAGAGGTTTTAGATACAGAAGAACCGAATTAACACCAGGACGAAGGTACAG ttccCCGTGGTCCTTTTTTGGTTCAACCAGGAGACGAACTGCATTCACAACAAGAAGACGATACag TTTTAGTTCAACCAGGAGACGTACCTTAGTCACAACAAGAAGACGATACAG TTTTAGTTCAACCAGGAGACGAACTGCATTCACAACAAGAAGACGATACag GCCAGCGTTCAGCACAAGAACAGTTCCGTTTCCTACAACCTATTCAACAACTTATTACAG tacATGGTTCAACACAAGCACAACTCCATTTCCTACAACACAGCCATTAAATTCCAG ATATACAAAAATAGGGGACCTCACATCAGCCTTGAGAGTGAAAGCTCTAAGGGTTGGCTATAGAACAAATGTCAAACCGCCAACTTCGTTATACAAATACGTGTAA
- the LOC108949623 gene encoding uncharacterized protein LOC108949623 isoform X7 → MIRFHLVLFAMVLLCLAVGSRGFRYRRTELTPGRSSPWSFFGSTRRRTAFTTRRRYSFSSTRRRTLVTTRRRYSSPWSSFSSTRRRTAFTTRRRYSSQWSSFSSSRRRFVFTTKYRPAFSTRTVPFPTTYSTTYYSTWFNTSTTPFPTTQPLNSRYTKIGDLTSALRVKALRVGYRTNVKPPTSLYKYV, encoded by the exons ATGATTCGTTTCCACTTAGTATTATTCGCAATGGTATTACTATGCCTCGCGGTTGGCAGTAGAGGTTTTAGATACAGAAGAACCGAATTAACACCAGGACGAAG ttccCCGTGGTCCTTTTTTGGTTCAACCAGGAGACGAACTGCATTCACAACAAGAAGACGATACag TTTTAGTTCAACCAGGAGACGTACCTTAGTCACAACAAGAAGACGATACAG ttcCCCGTGGTCCAGTTTTAGTTCAACCAGGAGACGAACTGCATTCACAACAAGAAGACGATACag ttCGCAGTGGTCCAGTTTTAGTTCAAGCAGAAGACGGTTTGTATTCACAACAAAATACag GCCAGCGTTCAGCACAAGAACAGTTCCGTTTCCTACAACCTATTCAACAACTTATTACAG tacATGGTTCAACACAAGCACAACTCCATTTCCTACAACACAGCCATTAAATTCCAG ATATACAAAAATAGGGGACCTCACATCAGCCTTGAGAGTGAAAGCTCTAAGGGTTGGCTATAGAACAAATGTCAAACCGCCAACTTCGTTATACAAATACGTGTAA
- the LOC108949623 gene encoding uncharacterized protein LOC108949623 isoform X4, with product MIRFHLVLFAMVLLCLAVGSRGFRYRRTELTPGRRYSSPWSFFGSTRRRTAFTTRRRYSFSSTRRRTLVTTRRRYSSPWSSFSSTRRRTAFTTRRRYSSQWSSFSSSRRRFVFTTKYRPAFSTRTVPFPTTYSTTYYSTWFNTSTTPFPTTQPLNSRYTKIGDLTSALRVKALRVGYRTNVKPPTSLYKYV from the exons ATGATTCGTTTCCACTTAGTATTATTCGCAATGGTATTACTATGCCTCGCGGTTGGCAGTAGAGGTTTTAGATACAGAAGAACCGAATTAACACCAGGACGAAGGTACAG ttccCCGTGGTCCTTTTTTGGTTCAACCAGGAGACGAACTGCATTCACAACAAGAAGACGATACag TTTTAGTTCAACCAGGAGACGTACCTTAGTCACAACAAGAAGACGATACAG ttcCCCGTGGTCCAGTTTTAGTTCAACCAGGAGACGAACTGCATTCACAACAAGAAGACGATACag ttCGCAGTGGTCCAGTTTTAGTTCAAGCAGAAGACGGTTTGTATTCACAACAAAATACag GCCAGCGTTCAGCACAAGAACAGTTCCGTTTCCTACAACCTATTCAACAACTTATTACAG tacATGGTTCAACACAAGCACAACTCCATTTCCTACAACACAGCCATTAAATTCCAG ATATACAAAAATAGGGGACCTCACATCAGCCTTGAGAGTGAAAGCTCTAAGGGTTGGCTATAGAACAAATGTCAAACCGCCAACTTCGTTATACAAATACGTGTAA
- the LOC108949623 gene encoding uncharacterized protein LOC108949623 isoform X6, translating into MIRFHLVLFAMVLLCLAVGSRGFRYRRTELTPGRRYSSPWSFFGSTRRRTAFTTRRRYSSPWSSFSSTRRRTLVTTRRRYSFSSTRRRTAFTTRRRYSSQWSSFSSSRRRFVFTTKYRPAFSTRTVPFPTTYSTTYYSTWFNTSTTPFPTTQPLNSRYTKIGDLTSALRVKALRVGYRTNVKPPTSLYKYV; encoded by the exons ATGATTCGTTTCCACTTAGTATTATTCGCAATGGTATTACTATGCCTCGCGGTTGGCAGTAGAGGTTTTAGATACAGAAGAACCGAATTAACACCAGGACGAAGGTACAG ttccCCGTGGTCCTTTTTTGGTTCAACCAGGAGACGAACTGCATTCACAACAAGAAGACGATACag ttCGCCGTGGTCCAGTTTTAGTTCAACCAGGAGACGTACCTTAGTCACAACAAGAAGACGATACAG TTTTAGTTCAACCAGGAGACGAACTGCATTCACAACAAGAAGACGATACag ttCGCAGTGGTCCAGTTTTAGTTCAAGCAGAAGACGGTTTGTATTCACAACAAAATACag GCCAGCGTTCAGCACAAGAACAGTTCCGTTTCCTACAACCTATTCAACAACTTATTACAG tacATGGTTCAACACAAGCACAACTCCATTTCCTACAACACAGCCATTAAATTCCAG ATATACAAAAATAGGGGACCTCACATCAGCCTTGAGAGTGAAAGCTCTAAGGGTTGGCTATAGAACAAATGTCAAACCGCCAACTTCGTTATACAAATACGTGTAA
- the LOC108949623 gene encoding uncharacterized protein LOC108949623 isoform X12 — translation MIRFHLVLFAMVLLCLAVGSRGFRYRRTELTPGRRYSSPWSFFGSTRRRTAFTTRRRYSSPWSSFSSTRRRTLVTTRRRYSSQWSSFSSSRRRFVFTTKYRPAFSTRTVPFPTTYSTTYYSTWFNTSTTPFPTTQPLNSRYTKIGDLTSALRVKALRVGYRTNVKPPTSLYKYV, via the exons ATGATTCGTTTCCACTTAGTATTATTCGCAATGGTATTACTATGCCTCGCGGTTGGCAGTAGAGGTTTTAGATACAGAAGAACCGAATTAACACCAGGACGAAGGTACAG ttccCCGTGGTCCTTTTTTGGTTCAACCAGGAGACGAACTGCATTCACAACAAGAAGACGATACag ttCGCCGTGGTCCAGTTTTAGTTCAACCAGGAGACGTACCTTAGTCACAACAAGAAGACGATACAG ttCGCAGTGGTCCAGTTTTAGTTCAAGCAGAAGACGGTTTGTATTCACAACAAAATACag GCCAGCGTTCAGCACAAGAACAGTTCCGTTTCCTACAACCTATTCAACAACTTATTACAG tacATGGTTCAACACAAGCACAACTCCATTTCCTACAACACAGCCATTAAATTCCAG ATATACAAAAATAGGGGACCTCACATCAGCCTTGAGAGTGAAAGCTCTAAGGGTTGGCTATAGAACAAATGTCAAACCGCCAACTTCGTTATACAAATACGTGTAA
- the LOC108949623 gene encoding uncharacterized protein LOC108949623 isoform X20 — MIRFHLVLFAMVLLCLAVGSRGFRYRRTELTPGRRYSSPWSFFGSTRRRTAFTTRRRYSSPWSSFSSTRRRTLVTTRRRYRPAFSTRTVPFPTTYSTTYYSTWFNTSTTPFPTTQPLNSRYTKIGDLTSALRVKALRVGYRTNVKPPTSLYKYV; from the exons ATGATTCGTTTCCACTTAGTATTATTCGCAATGGTATTACTATGCCTCGCGGTTGGCAGTAGAGGTTTTAGATACAGAAGAACCGAATTAACACCAGGACGAAGGTACAG ttccCCGTGGTCCTTTTTTGGTTCAACCAGGAGACGAACTGCATTCACAACAAGAAGACGATACag ttCGCCGTGGTCCAGTTTTAGTTCAACCAGGAGACGTACCTTAGTCACAACAAGAAGACGATACAG GCCAGCGTTCAGCACAAGAACAGTTCCGTTTCCTACAACCTATTCAACAACTTATTACAG tacATGGTTCAACACAAGCACAACTCCATTTCCTACAACACAGCCATTAAATTCCAG ATATACAAAAATAGGGGACCTCACATCAGCCTTGAGAGTGAAAGCTCTAAGGGTTGGCTATAGAACAAATGTCAAACCGCCAACTTCGTTATACAAATACGTGTAA
- the LOC108949623 gene encoding uncharacterized protein LOC108949623 isoform X11: MIRFHLVLFAMVLLCLAVGSRGFRYRRTELTPGRRYSSPWSFFGSTRRRTAFTTRRRYSSPWSSFSSTRRRTLVTTRRRYSSPWSSFSSTRRRTAFTTRRRYRPAFSTRTVPFPTTYSTTYYSTWFNTSTTPFPTTQPLNSRYTKIGDLTSALRVKALRVGYRTNVKPPTSLYKYV; this comes from the exons ATGATTCGTTTCCACTTAGTATTATTCGCAATGGTATTACTATGCCTCGCGGTTGGCAGTAGAGGTTTTAGATACAGAAGAACCGAATTAACACCAGGACGAAGGTACAG ttccCCGTGGTCCTTTTTTGGTTCAACCAGGAGACGAACTGCATTCACAACAAGAAGACGATACag ttCGCCGTGGTCCAGTTTTAGTTCAACCAGGAGACGTACCTTAGTCACAACAAGAAGACGATACAG ttcCCCGTGGTCCAGTTTTAGTTCAACCAGGAGACGAACTGCATTCACAACAAGAAGACGATACag GCCAGCGTTCAGCACAAGAACAGTTCCGTTTCCTACAACCTATTCAACAACTTATTACAG tacATGGTTCAACACAAGCACAACTCCATTTCCTACAACACAGCCATTAAATTCCAG ATATACAAAAATAGGGGACCTCACATCAGCCTTGAGAGTGAAAGCTCTAAGGGTTGGCTATAGAACAAATGTCAAACCGCCAACTTCGTTATACAAATACGTGTAA
- the LOC108949623 gene encoding uncharacterized protein LOC108949623 isoform X8, translating into MIRFHLVLFAMVLLCLAVGSRGFRYRRTELTPGRRYSSPWSFFGSTRRRTAFTTRRRYSFSSTRRRTLVTTRRRYSFSSTRRRTAFTTRRRYSSQWSSFSSSRRRFVFTTKYRPAFSTRTVPFPTTYSTTYYSTWFNTSTTPFPTTQPLNSRYTKIGDLTSALRVKALRVGYRTNVKPPTSLYKYV; encoded by the exons ATGATTCGTTTCCACTTAGTATTATTCGCAATGGTATTACTATGCCTCGCGGTTGGCAGTAGAGGTTTTAGATACAGAAGAACCGAATTAACACCAGGACGAAGGTACAG ttccCCGTGGTCCTTTTTTGGTTCAACCAGGAGACGAACTGCATTCACAACAAGAAGACGATACag TTTTAGTTCAACCAGGAGACGTACCTTAGTCACAACAAGAAGACGATACAG TTTTAGTTCAACCAGGAGACGAACTGCATTCACAACAAGAAGACGATACag ttCGCAGTGGTCCAGTTTTAGTTCAAGCAGAAGACGGTTTGTATTCACAACAAAATACag GCCAGCGTTCAGCACAAGAACAGTTCCGTTTCCTACAACCTATTCAACAACTTATTACAG tacATGGTTCAACACAAGCACAACTCCATTTCCTACAACACAGCCATTAAATTCCAG ATATACAAAAATAGGGGACCTCACATCAGCCTTGAGAGTGAAAGCTCTAAGGGTTGGCTATAGAACAAATGTCAAACCGCCAACTTCGTTATACAAATACGTGTAA
- the LOC108949623 gene encoding uncharacterized protein LOC108949623 isoform X10 codes for MIRFHLVLFAMVLLCLAVGSRGFRYRRTELTPGRSSPWSFFGSTRRRTAFTTRRRYSFSSTRRRTLVTTRRRYSFSSTRRRTAFTTRRRYSSQWSSFSSSRRRFVFTTKYRPAFSTRTVPFPTTYSTTYYSTWFNTSTTPFPTTQPLNSRYTKIGDLTSALRVKALRVGYRTNVKPPTSLYKYV; via the exons ATGATTCGTTTCCACTTAGTATTATTCGCAATGGTATTACTATGCCTCGCGGTTGGCAGTAGAGGTTTTAGATACAGAAGAACCGAATTAACACCAGGACGAAG ttccCCGTGGTCCTTTTTTGGTTCAACCAGGAGACGAACTGCATTCACAACAAGAAGACGATACag TTTTAGTTCAACCAGGAGACGTACCTTAGTCACAACAAGAAGACGATACAG TTTTAGTTCAACCAGGAGACGAACTGCATTCACAACAAGAAGACGATACag ttCGCAGTGGTCCAGTTTTAGTTCAAGCAGAAGACGGTTTGTATTCACAACAAAATACag GCCAGCGTTCAGCACAAGAACAGTTCCGTTTCCTACAACCTATTCAACAACTTATTACAG tacATGGTTCAACACAAGCACAACTCCATTTCCTACAACACAGCCATTAAATTCCAG ATATACAAAAATAGGGGACCTCACATCAGCCTTGAGAGTGAAAGCTCTAAGGGTTGGCTATAGAACAAATGTCAAACCGCCAACTTCGTTATACAAATACGTGTAA
- the LOC108949623 gene encoding uncharacterized protein LOC108949623 isoform X14, producing the protein MIRFHLVLFAMVLLCLAVGSRGFRYRRTELTPGRRYSSPWSFFGSTRRRTAFTTRRRYSFSSTRRRTAFTTRRRYSSQWSSFSSSRRRFVFTTKYRPAFSTRTVPFPTTYSTTYYSTWFNTSTTPFPTTQPLNSRYTKIGDLTSALRVKALRVGYRTNVKPPTSLYKYV; encoded by the exons ATGATTCGTTTCCACTTAGTATTATTCGCAATGGTATTACTATGCCTCGCGGTTGGCAGTAGAGGTTTTAGATACAGAAGAACCGAATTAACACCAGGACGAAGGTACAG ttccCCGTGGTCCTTTTTTGGTTCAACCAGGAGACGAACTGCATTCACAACAAGAAGACGATACag TTTTAGTTCAACCAGGAGACGAACTGCATTCACAACAAGAAGACGATACag ttCGCAGTGGTCCAGTTTTAGTTCAAGCAGAAGACGGTTTGTATTCACAACAAAATACag GCCAGCGTTCAGCACAAGAACAGTTCCGTTTCCTACAACCTATTCAACAACTTATTACAG tacATGGTTCAACACAAGCACAACTCCATTTCCTACAACACAGCCATTAAATTCCAG ATATACAAAAATAGGGGACCTCACATCAGCCTTGAGAGTGAAAGCTCTAAGGGTTGGCTATAGAACAAATGTCAAACCGCCAACTTCGTTATACAAATACGTGTAA
- the LOC108949623 gene encoding uncharacterized protein LOC108949623 isoform X21 encodes MIRFHLVLFAMVLLCLAVGSRGFRYRRTELTPGRRYSSPWSFFGSTRRRTAFTTRRRYSSPWSSFSSTRRRTLVTTRRRYRPAFSTRTVPFPTTYSTTFSTWFNTSTTPFPTTQPLNSRYTKIGDLTSALRVKALRVGYRTNVKPPTSLYKYV; translated from the exons ATGATTCGTTTCCACTTAGTATTATTCGCAATGGTATTACTATGCCTCGCGGTTGGCAGTAGAGGTTTTAGATACAGAAGAACCGAATTAACACCAGGACGAAGGTACAG ttccCCGTGGTCCTTTTTTGGTTCAACCAGGAGACGAACTGCATTCACAACAAGAAGACGATACag ttCGCCGTGGTCCAGTTTTAGTTCAACCAGGAGACGTACCTTAGTCACAACAAGAAGACGATACAG GCCAGCGTTCAGCACAAGAACAGTTCCGTTTCCTACAACCTATTCAACAAC ttttagtacATGGTTCAACACAAGCACAACTCCATTTCCTACAACACAGCCATTAAATTCCAG ATATACAAAAATAGGGGACCTCACATCAGCCTTGAGAGTGAAAGCTCTAAGGGTTGGCTATAGAACAAATGTCAAACCGCCAACTTCGTTATACAAATACGTGTAA
- the LOC108949623 gene encoding uncharacterized protein LOC108949623 isoform X9, with translation MIRFHLVLFAMVLLCLAVGSRGFRYRRTELTPGRRYSSPWSFFGSTRRRTAFTTRRRYSSPWSSFSSTRRRTLVTTRRRYSFSSTRRRTAFTTRRRYSFSSSRRRFVFTTKYRPAFSTRTVPFPTTYSTTYYSTWFNTSTTPFPTTQPLNSRYTKIGDLTSALRVKALRVGYRTNVKPPTSLYKYV, from the exons ATGATTCGTTTCCACTTAGTATTATTCGCAATGGTATTACTATGCCTCGCGGTTGGCAGTAGAGGTTTTAGATACAGAAGAACCGAATTAACACCAGGACGAAGGTACAG ttccCCGTGGTCCTTTTTTGGTTCAACCAGGAGACGAACTGCATTCACAACAAGAAGACGATACag ttCGCCGTGGTCCAGTTTTAGTTCAACCAGGAGACGTACCTTAGTCACAACAAGAAGACGATACAG TTTTAGTTCAACCAGGAGACGAACTGCATTCACAACAAGAAGACGATACag TTTTAGTTCAAGCAGAAGACGGTTTGTATTCACAACAAAATACag GCCAGCGTTCAGCACAAGAACAGTTCCGTTTCCTACAACCTATTCAACAACTTATTACAG tacATGGTTCAACACAAGCACAACTCCATTTCCTACAACACAGCCATTAAATTCCAG ATATACAAAAATAGGGGACCTCACATCAGCCTTGAGAGTGAAAGCTCTAAGGGTTGGCTATAGAACAAATGTCAAACCGCCAACTTCGTTATACAAATACGTGTAA
- the LOC108949623 gene encoding uncharacterized protein LOC108949623 isoform X2 gives MIRFHLVLFAMVLLCLAVGSRGFRYRRTELTPGRRYSSPWSFFGSTRRRTAFTTRRRYSSPWSSFSSTRRRTLVTTRRRYSSPWSSFSSTRRRTAFTTRRRYSSQWSSFSSSRRRFVFTTKYRPAFSTRTVPFPTTYSTTFSTWFNTSTTPFPTTQPLNSRYTKIGDLTSALRVKALRVGYRTNVKPPTSLYKYV, from the exons ATGATTCGTTTCCACTTAGTATTATTCGCAATGGTATTACTATGCCTCGCGGTTGGCAGTAGAGGTTTTAGATACAGAAGAACCGAATTAACACCAGGACGAAGGTACAG ttccCCGTGGTCCTTTTTTGGTTCAACCAGGAGACGAACTGCATTCACAACAAGAAGACGATACag ttCGCCGTGGTCCAGTTTTAGTTCAACCAGGAGACGTACCTTAGTCACAACAAGAAGACGATACAG ttcCCCGTGGTCCAGTTTTAGTTCAACCAGGAGACGAACTGCATTCACAACAAGAAGACGATACag ttCGCAGTGGTCCAGTTTTAGTTCAAGCAGAAGACGGTTTGTATTCACAACAAAATACag GCCAGCGTTCAGCACAAGAACAGTTCCGTTTCCTACAACCTATTCAACAAC ttttagtacATGGTTCAACACAAGCACAACTCCATTTCCTACAACACAGCCATTAAATTCCAG ATATACAAAAATAGGGGACCTCACATCAGCCTTGAGAGTGAAAGCTCTAAGGGTTGGCTATAGAACAAATGTCAAACCGCCAACTTCGTTATACAAATACGTGTAA
- the LOC108949623 gene encoding uncharacterized protein LOC108949623 isoform X16 yields the protein MIRFHLVLFAMVLLCLAVGSRGFRYRRTELTPGRSSPWSFFGSTRRRTAFTTRRRYSFSSTRRRTAFTTRRRYSSQWSSFSSSRRRFVFTTKYRPAFSTRTVPFPTTYSTTYYSTWFNTSTTPFPTTQPLNSRYTKIGDLTSALRVKALRVGYRTNVKPPTSLYKYV from the exons ATGATTCGTTTCCACTTAGTATTATTCGCAATGGTATTACTATGCCTCGCGGTTGGCAGTAGAGGTTTTAGATACAGAAGAACCGAATTAACACCAGGACGAAG ttccCCGTGGTCCTTTTTTGGTTCAACCAGGAGACGAACTGCATTCACAACAAGAAGACGATACag TTTTAGTTCAACCAGGAGACGAACTGCATTCACAACAAGAAGACGATACag ttCGCAGTGGTCCAGTTTTAGTTCAAGCAGAAGACGGTTTGTATTCACAACAAAATACag GCCAGCGTTCAGCACAAGAACAGTTCCGTTTCCTACAACCTATTCAACAACTTATTACAG tacATGGTTCAACACAAGCACAACTCCATTTCCTACAACACAGCCATTAAATTCCAG ATATACAAAAATAGGGGACCTCACATCAGCCTTGAGAGTGAAAGCTCTAAGGGTTGGCTATAGAACAAATGTCAAACCGCCAACTTCGTTATACAAATACGTGTAA
- the LOC108949623 gene encoding uncharacterized protein LOC108949623 isoform X5: MIRFHLVLFAMVLLCLAVGSRGFRYRRTELTPGRRYSSPWSFFGSTRRRTAFTTRRRYSSPWSSFSSTRRRTLVTTRRRYSSPWSSFSSTRRRTAFTTRRRYSFSSSRRRFVFTTKYRPAFSTRTVPFPTTYSTTYYSTWFNTSTTPFPTTQPLNSRYTKIGDLTSALRVKALRVGYRTNVKPPTSLYKYV; this comes from the exons ATGATTCGTTTCCACTTAGTATTATTCGCAATGGTATTACTATGCCTCGCGGTTGGCAGTAGAGGTTTTAGATACAGAAGAACCGAATTAACACCAGGACGAAGGTACAG ttccCCGTGGTCCTTTTTTGGTTCAACCAGGAGACGAACTGCATTCACAACAAGAAGACGATACag ttCGCCGTGGTCCAGTTTTAGTTCAACCAGGAGACGTACCTTAGTCACAACAAGAAGACGATACAG ttcCCCGTGGTCCAGTTTTAGTTCAACCAGGAGACGAACTGCATTCACAACAAGAAGACGATACag TTTTAGTTCAAGCAGAAGACGGTTTGTATTCACAACAAAATACag GCCAGCGTTCAGCACAAGAACAGTTCCGTTTCCTACAACCTATTCAACAACTTATTACAG tacATGGTTCAACACAAGCACAACTCCATTTCCTACAACACAGCCATTAAATTCCAG ATATACAAAAATAGGGGACCTCACATCAGCCTTGAGAGTGAAAGCTCTAAGGGTTGGCTATAGAACAAATGTCAAACCGCCAACTTCGTTATACAAATACGTGTAA
- the LOC108949623 gene encoding uncharacterized protein LOC108949623 isoform X3 produces the protein MIRFHLVLFAMVLLCLAVGSRGFRYRRTELTPGRSSPWSFFGSTRRRTAFTTRRRYSSPWSSFSSTRRRTLVTTRRRYSSPWSSFSSTRRRTAFTTRRRYSSQWSSFSSSRRRFVFTTKYRPAFSTRTVPFPTTYSTTYYSTWFNTSTTPFPTTQPLNSRYTKIGDLTSALRVKALRVGYRTNVKPPTSLYKYV, from the exons ATGATTCGTTTCCACTTAGTATTATTCGCAATGGTATTACTATGCCTCGCGGTTGGCAGTAGAGGTTTTAGATACAGAAGAACCGAATTAACACCAGGACGAAG ttccCCGTGGTCCTTTTTTGGTTCAACCAGGAGACGAACTGCATTCACAACAAGAAGACGATACag ttCGCCGTGGTCCAGTTTTAGTTCAACCAGGAGACGTACCTTAGTCACAACAAGAAGACGATACAG ttcCCCGTGGTCCAGTTTTAGTTCAACCAGGAGACGAACTGCATTCACAACAAGAAGACGATACag ttCGCAGTGGTCCAGTTTTAGTTCAAGCAGAAGACGGTTTGTATTCACAACAAAATACag GCCAGCGTTCAGCACAAGAACAGTTCCGTTTCCTACAACCTATTCAACAACTTATTACAG tacATGGTTCAACACAAGCACAACTCCATTTCCTACAACACAGCCATTAAATTCCAG ATATACAAAAATAGGGGACCTCACATCAGCCTTGAGAGTGAAAGCTCTAAGGGTTGGCTATAGAACAAATGTCAAACCGCCAACTTCGTTATACAAATACGTGTAA
- the LOC108949623 gene encoding uncharacterized protein LOC108949623 isoform X1 yields MIRFHLVLFAMVLLCLAVGSRGFRYRRTELTPGRRYSSPWSFFGSTRRRTAFTTRRRYSSPWSSFSSTRRRTLVTTRRRYSSPWSSFSSTRRRTAFTTRRRYSSQWSSFSSSRRRFVFTTKYRPAFSTRTVPFPTTYSTTYYSTWFNTSTTPFPTTQPLNSRYTKIGDLTSALRVKALRVGYRTNVKPPTSLYKYV; encoded by the exons ATGATTCGTTTCCACTTAGTATTATTCGCAATGGTATTACTATGCCTCGCGGTTGGCAGTAGAGGTTTTAGATACAGAAGAACCGAATTAACACCAGGACGAAGGTACAG ttccCCGTGGTCCTTTTTTGGTTCAACCAGGAGACGAACTGCATTCACAACAAGAAGACGATACag ttCGCCGTGGTCCAGTTTTAGTTCAACCAGGAGACGTACCTTAGTCACAACAAGAAGACGATACAG ttcCCCGTGGTCCAGTTTTAGTTCAACCAGGAGACGAACTGCATTCACAACAAGAAGACGATACag ttCGCAGTGGTCCAGTTTTAGTTCAAGCAGAAGACGGTTTGTATTCACAACAAAATACag GCCAGCGTTCAGCACAAGAACAGTTCCGTTTCCTACAACCTATTCAACAACTTATTACAG tacATGGTTCAACACAAGCACAACTCCATTTCCTACAACACAGCCATTAAATTCCAG ATATACAAAAATAGGGGACCTCACATCAGCCTTGAGAGTGAAAGCTCTAAGGGTTGGCTATAGAACAAATGTCAAACCGCCAACTTCGTTATACAAATACGTGTAA